Genomic DNA from Telopea speciosissima isolate NSW1024214 ecotype Mountain lineage chromosome 2, Tspe_v1, whole genome shotgun sequence:
CCGGAGacgatagaagaagaagaagaagaagaagagaggaagggggGAAACCCCCAATACTTACCTCGGAATGGGTTGTTGTAATCCCTCCGCCGGAATCCCTCACTGCAGCTCCCACCCAGGCATCCACCAGAATCTCTCACTAGGGTTTGGTTCCAGAAACTCAAGCTCAAGTGCTCAACGATGTTTGGTTTCAACAAGTTTTTGTTGTTAATTTGTTTCGATTTTTCCCCCTAAATTAGGTGAGTCAATGATTTTCACCTGTATTATGGTACCTACACATGCAAATAGAACTGTTGGAAATAGCATCTTTCATTATGTTTAAAACAGTGGTGCTCCAGATGATACACAGAGAGCCAAGGCAACCATATTTTATGACTACAGTTCGGCGGTACATCGCCCGACACTTGAAATAAAGCTTAGACaactccttgacaactatgatttgcTCTATTTACTGCTCTAGAATGACTCTTCTGTTGAAATCTTGAGTATCAATAACCGtaccaacattttttttttcttttcattcagcAACAGAATTATTTACAAAGAGTAAAGGAAATATTGTTTTACTTGTCTAAGCcttccccaaccccaccccaccaaaaaagaaaaaaaactttgaaaaggaaaatttagGTTCTGGGGTTGGAGTTGATTCCTAACTATCTATCATTTCTGAATTTGAAATATTCACTTGGAAGGGATGAAATTCATATTGGAAATAATGcatgttcataaattgaacatCTAAACCCCAACAGACATGACACATTATATACCCTGGACAAGCCGATTCAGTGAATTGCATGTTACAATACCATCTCATCTTTCCTGGTTCATGCTATTATATCTGATAGATTTTGGACTGGATAGTCATCTATCAAGTTTTGTTATCTTCATTATCATGTTCTATGCATTTTCTCCTCACATTGTAGTTCCTCTCTAACCCTGAAATTTACTAGAAAGAAAGTACAGAGATGTTTGCAGCTCAAAGCCAGCCAACCAGTAGATATGTTGTCTGTACACAAAGAAATGTTCACAGCTCATTAAGGGTTACATCTATGAATATTGTCTTTTTATTACATTAACAAGATTAGGACTCATTCAAATTGTAGCACTTTGGATTTTTCCCCATCACAGAAGTTCCAGCCACCAAAATACTGTGGGAACTAAAAATACTTGCACTAACTTCTTGTCATGGACGTGTTATTTTCCTGATTTTTTCTCTGATAGTTCATGTTAACATACATTGATTATGAAAATTTGGGACTTTGTCAGAGTTTTAATTTGAATGTAGATTATTTAACATGATTGTGATCTTAAACTAAAGCAAAATGACCATAAAACCTTAAGTTTCTTATTAGATATTCCATGAATTTATCCTCCTTTATTGCTCAATGAAGGCTGGTGAAAAgcggaaagaagaagagatgatagaACTTGAGGGACCTTTAGGAAAGAGTGATGCTGTAAATCGTGAACTGGCTTCTCTTGAGAGGGAGTTGTCAACACATCGCAAAAGTGGCACCATTGATCCCTTTGGCCTCTACTTGTATGGGCTTGTGCTTAAAGAGAAAGGCCGTGACGATCTTGCACGAACAGTCCTTATGGAGTCTGTGAACAGCTACCCTTGGAATTGGAGTGCTTGGTCAGAGCTGCAGTCACTATGCACCACCATTGACATCTTAAACAGCGTCAATCTCAAGAACCATTGGATGAAAGACTTCTTCCTTGCCAGTGCATACCAAGAACTCAGGATGCATGGTGAATCCTTATTAAAGTATGAATATCTACATggaattttctgttttagtaaCTATTTACAGGCACAGATTGCAAAAGTCCAGTACAGTTTGAGGGAATTTGACCAAGTAGAAGTAATCTTTGAAGAGCTCCTAAGAAATGATCCTTACCGAGTGGAGGACATGGATATGTACTCAAATGTGCTCTATGCAAAGGAATGTTTCTCTGCCTTGAGTTACCTTGCCCACAAGGTATTCATGACTGATAAATACCGGCCTGAGTCTTGCTGTATTATTGGTAATTATTACAGTTTGAAGGGGCAACATGAGAAGTCTGTCATGTATTTTAGGAGGGCACTCAAACTGAATAGAAATTATCTATCGGCTTGGACACTGATGGGTCATGAGTATGTTGAGATGAAAAATACCCCAGCTGCCATTGATGCCTATCGACGTGCTGTAGATATAAATCCTTGTGATTACCGAGCGTGGTATGGGTTGGGACAAGCGTATGAGATGATGAGTATGCCCTATTATGCACTCTATTACTTCCGAAAATCAGTGTATTTGCAGCCAAATGATTCTCGGTTGTGGATTGCCATGGCGCAGTGTTATGAAACTGAACAGCTTCACATGCTGGAGGAGTCTATCAAGTGTTACAAAAGAGCAGCAAATTGTAATGACAGAGAGGCAATTGCGTTGCACCAGCTGGCAAAGTTGCATAAGGAACTTGGGCGTTTAGAAGAGGCATCATTTTACTACAAGAAAGATTTGGAGAGGATGGAAGCCGAGGAGAGAGAAGGCCCAAATATGGTAGaagctcttttttttcttgctggATATTTCAAAGAACAGAAGCGATTTGAGGAAGCAGAAGTTTACTGCAACAGGCTCCTGGATTACACTGGCCCAGTaagttctctttctctctctcacaatcaCACATGACACATaattttggaaggaaaatcaaaCAAAGTGGCGATCATGAAATGATATCTGATAATTTCCTCTGTTAATACATTAACCTTCCATGCCATGATTTCAGGAGAAAGAAACAGCCAAGAGCCTTTTGCGGGGAATGAGA
This window encodes:
- the LOC122652632 gene encoding anaphase-promoting complex subunit 8, yielding MGSKESCRNELRIAVRQLSDRCLYSASKWAAEQLVGIEQDPAKSTPSHTRFQRGSSSIRRRFRTTEIPSTPIAGVSYVTTPVPEEDYIVDGDCYLLAKSYFDCREYRRAAHALRDQTGKKAMFLRCYALYLAGEKRKEEEMIELEGPLGKSDAVNRELASLERELSTHRKSGTIDPFGLYLYGLVLKEKGRDDLARTVLMESVNSYPWNWSAWSELQSLCTTIDILNSVNLKNHWMKDFFLASAYQELRMHGESLLKYEYLHGIFCFSNYLQAQIAKVQYSLREFDQVEVIFEELLRNDPYRVEDMDMYSNVLYAKECFSALSYLAHKVFMTDKYRPESCCIIGNYYSLKGQHEKSVMYFRRALKLNRNYLSAWTLMGHEYVEMKNTPAAIDAYRRAVDINPCDYRAWYGLGQAYEMMSMPYYALYYFRKSVYLQPNDSRLWIAMAQCYETEQLHMLEESIKCYKRAANCNDREAIALHQLAKLHKELGRLEEASFYYKKDLERMEAEEREGPNMVEALFFLAGYFKEQKRFEEAEVYCNRLLDYTGPEKETAKSLLRGMRAQSGLPPMDVEHFPP